One Nicotiana sylvestris chromosome 12, ASM39365v2, whole genome shotgun sequence genomic window carries:
- the LOC138883795 gene encoding uncharacterized protein, with protein MGLRDAIKDKNKASTQDCAKVLIFLRHHLDEGLKIEYLTVKDPLVLWNGLKKRYDNLKFVTLPQARYYWAHLRLQDFKSVSEYNSAMFRITSELKLCGDTIIDYDMLEKTFTTFHASNMVLQQQYREKGFKKYFELISLLLVAE; from the coding sequence atgggtcttaGAGATGCCATTAAAGACAAAAATAAAGCATCAACCCAAGATTGTGCTAAGGTCTTGATTTTcttacgccatcaccttgatgaagggttgaaaatagaatatctcacAGTCAAAGATCCACTTGTTTTGTGGAATGGTTTAAAGaaaagatatgacaacttaaagtttGTCACTCTTCCGCAAGCACGATATTATTGGGCTCATCTgaggctccaagactttaagtctgtttctgaatataattctgcaATGTTTAGAATTACTTCTGAAttgaaactctgtggagataCTATCATCgactatgatatgcttgaaaaaacgttCACAACAtttcatgcctccaatatggtcTTGCAACAGCAATACCGAGAGAAAGGTTTCAAGAAGTACTTTGagttgatttctcttctccttGTGGCTGAATGA